Genomic DNA from Corylus avellana chromosome ca4, CavTom2PMs-1.0:
GACTGTCATGTTGTGAAAGTTATGTTTTTtatgtccaattttttttagaaaaataaaaaatagaaaaggagaTATTCGAAAAGCTGTAACTTCACACCAAGCACTTATTGAAGCACTTATAGGAAAAAAGCGTGGGAGTTGGGACCCTTTCAGAGAGGCTCGTTGAAACTTGAAAGCGCTAGAGACTCATTGAGCTATGTTGTGAGGACGAAGATTTACACTCCAATGAACCTCGAAGGCTGATGTCTAAAAGGAGGTTAAGTGGTTAACACCTCAAAGATATTTGGGACTTTCAATCTGATGGAATTATGACAAGATCAAACATGTAATCACAAAAATATAAGAACCAACTTCATTCAAAGGAAAACGATAAAATTGGTATGCATAACGGCTCCTAGAGATACAGTTCAGGACGCATATTGATTTGCTATCGGTAATCTAGATTATTACTGATCATAATTCAGGTACATGTGATTTCTTTTTGgaaccacacacacacacatatatatatatgtacggATGTGATGATCGCTAGCGCATCCTGTGATCCAAATCAACGTTGACAAGCTTGAAACGCTCTCGAACATTTGATATGTAGTTGGTAGCCTTCATGTCCACGTTTTCGTCACCACCATAATCGCTATGGTAATCAAACACTCCAGTAGTAGTACTGGAGCCATAGAAACCGGCTACTGGTTTTGCCGCGGAGAAAGTCTTTGGCATTGATGGCGGGGTTTTTGCAGAACTGATCTCCTCCTTGTAGAAACCCACATGGCTGGATTGGCGAAGTGGGCTAGGCGGGCTTGGCTTGACCTTGTTGCTGCATTGCACAGGCGCAGAAGGCTTGGCAACTATAGATAATATGCTTTTCATGAACCCTCTTCGCTTCTGGTTTCTCTCCATCTTGGACATACACTGAAAATTAATAAAGAGGATGAGTTTGTGCTATATCCACCACAAGAGGCATGTTTGCTATTTATAGAGCTTGCCAATTGCCATGCCACCAATATGTTGCACGAATAATGGGTTAAATTAAAGGAGTGGATTGAGAAGGGCATGAAAGTTCTAAAATGTAGAAAGAATTATGCGTTTTAGTCCTAGATTGAGTATGTGTTGGATATAGATTctcatttatttgtttagagCTTTGAGCTATTCTAGAAAGATACGGATTATTTAGCTAAAAGATTTAGCTTTTATATATTGATACGGATGGGGGGCACCGTCATGTGAAATAAAGTGATCGATTTAGCGTAGCCCTTTAAGCTTTTGACCCATTTTAATCCAAATGCAGCCTACCTGCCTACGCGCTTACTTACTCAATCAAAAGCCAAGGTTAAATTTCTCGGAAATTACTCAACATGGTATGCAAAAGGGTCAAAAATGGGAGATGGTTCTCCGAAGATTTCGCCGAAGACGATGTGTATGTGTGAAAAAACATCTTGGATTGCATTACGTGTGTCTGGCAAAGCTCAAGGATTCGAAGTTGGCGATTGAAAAACAGTAAGAATCAATGATTACTTCTCCTAACCGAAAGAGGCCctcattttttttgctttattccTTGTGTTTCATGACAGATTAATAGACGAGTAGCGTTTCACCACCGTCTCAACACCATTGTCTGAGCGAATATGCTATAAAATGCATCAACCAAAATTCACACAGCAGGTGCGGTGAGCTTTCGTATGAGCATTGggagtcccacattgaaaaaaaaaataaaataaaaaaaaactgagcGAGTAGTTAACTTATATAAATGGACCCAAAATCCTCTTGGTTTGGGTGATGTCTAAACATGTATAATGCCTAGGCCATTTTCTCAAATACTTTAATTGGTGTCACAATTTATCTGCAATATTAcgatattttataaaataaatccaacttctctttatttttattttttttcaatgtcaaaTTTTACGTGCTTACCCATCAATGGtaaaatttcttatatatatatatatatatatatatatatatatttgacatgtcCTCATTTTTCTAGCAATTAGCAAAAACTTCGGAAATAAAccattcaaattgaaaaatttagaaatttgacCGTACAATTTTCTTGACAAGTCGAAAATTTTAGAACTGCTGGTATTACATCAACATCAGCTCCTTGTAAGAATATCATATCATCCTCTTGTAGCATTGGTTGGCTTGTACTAAAGACAGGCAACTGCAGACAAAGAAAATGCTTCAGTTAATTCATACCTATCCTTGATTTCAATAAATCCAAAGTGGTCTACAAGAACGTTTAAAACAAGTTGAAGTAGCAAGAACATGAATGGAAGAAAGGTTATTGGAACTTGGGCAATCAGCATCCCAGGAAGTTGTAGTTATAGCAGACTCACTCTTGCATGTGATACTAACAATATGCTGGGAGACCTAAATGAGCATGCGGCCATTCTACCATACACGAACTAAGGAAGTATCCAATGTTTCAGTTACAATACACAGTATATTTCCTTGTGCTCAGCAACCAACTCTGGAAAGAACATAAGCTAGGTAGTTAAAATCACACACATCATAGCCCAATTCAAAAAGAGtttatgcaatatatatatatatatagagagagagagagagagaggaattaTCAAGTGCAGCAGGTTGAGATAATGCCATGAAATTAGGAACTTTATTCCTTGGACAAACTAAATTGGTGGTCTTCAATATATGTAAAGGGAAGTCTTTGAAAAATAAGTTCAAGCACAACTAGTATGTCAATAACTTTTTGCCTTGGCAGTCTCTACTGTAGTACGAACCAGCCCCACAGCTGGCCAGTTTCACTGAAAGCATCAGGGGAAGCACAGCCAACTGGAAGAGGAAACCATTCCTGTTcttccaaacaaataaataatatcaacaaTGACCATTATTCACCAAGGAACTACTCGCCagcaaaacttttttttttttctctttctttttctttttcaatttaccGAAACATCTGCACCGTGGTGACCTACATAGAGCCATGTCACCGGATATTCTGATTCCCTTCAGCTGTGCATACTTGCAAATTTTCTGCCTTTGCCTTCGAGATAAGAACTATTGGGCAATGAATTTATCAATCCGAACAAATAAAAGGAGAGAAACACCCCCTCCCCCGCCctgccccccaaaaaaaaaacaagaagaaacagataataaataaatgtacatgtaatttgatatatataaaaacaaatggGCAAACATATATAATGGCCTCAAATTTGTACCTCAGCTGAGACAAGTACCTGCTTTGCAATCAAAGCGATAAGGAAGTGACTGCATGTTCACATCCAACAGCTTAAACATCCAGGTTTCCACTAGGATAGTCAATAAAGAGTCCAAAATAAATATAACTTCCAGGTGCAGATCCCTTGAAGCTCAAGATCACTCAGACAAGCTGGATGATGGAGAAATTCATCTTGAAATAGGTCAGGGGATAAAAGCCCAGGTTTATGTGGTATTACTACCACCATGCTTCTCCTCAATCATTCATGAGAAGTGCAGTAGTGTCAGGCACATAACCAACCCCTTTAATCTGCAGAATTAAGTTGTCCAAAACTGAGTAAATAAGATCAGCCTCAGCATGCACTCTGTCTCTTGCAATGAACGCATGAACATCTTTATTCAATTCGATCCAACTGCTTCCAGGCTCTTTTAGCACCCCATTAAATTCCATTCTTTCCCTCAGCCTTTTGACATCTATCCACATACCTTTAGATGCAAAAATATTGGAAAGTAAAATATACGATCCACTATCTATTGGATCAATTGAAATTGCCATCTCTGCAGCATATCTCCCCAGTTCAACATTACCAGCAACTCTACATGCACTGAGCAAGCTCCTCCATACTACTGCTGCTGGTTTTATTGGCATTTTCTCAATAAATTCACTTGCTTCAGAGAGTTTACCTGCTCGGCCCAAAAGAGAAACTATGCAAGCATAATGATCCGTTCCTGGTTCGATTCCAAAATGCACCATTGATTCGAAGTGATGAAGTCCATTTTCTACACGTCCTGCATGGCTACACGCAGATAGCACAGCCACAAATGTGACATAGTTTGGTTTTATTCCCTCCTTTATCATCAATTCAAACATCTGAAGGGCTTCATCTGCCTCCCCATGCTGTGCATACGTTGAGATCATGGAATTCCAACAAACAACATCTCTCGAAAATGTGGAAGTAAACGCTTTGTGGGCCTCTTCCATGCTTCCACACTTAGCATACATATCCACAAGGGAATTAATGACAAAAGGGTCACAGTCTACTCCCATCTTTATTACCTGGTTATGGAACTGTTGACCATGTTGGAGGCTTGCTAGGTTACTGGATGCAGTGATCAAGGCAGCAAAAGTGAATTCATTAGGTCTTTGTCTTGACAACTGTAATTCTACATAAAGTTTGAGAGCCTCTTCATTTTCCAACTGTTGAGTATATCCAAAAAACATTGCATTCCATACTacaatatcttttttatttatctccTCAAATACAAGCCTTGCATCCCTTATACAAGAACACTTGGAATAAACATCTATTAGAGCACTGCCAGCAAATACATCCAGGGAAACCCCAAACTTGATTATCAGGCAGTGAATTTGCTTACTCAATTCTAAGGTGAATGATGCAGCTGATGCACCAAGAAGGCTAACAAATGTCAAGAGGCTTGGTGGGAATAATCTAAGTCTCATTTCCCGGAAAAGGTCCACTGCCTCATTCAGCTTCTCTTCTCTTGAGTACCCTTCAATCATAGCATTGAAAGAGACCACATTATGATCAGCCATAACATCAAAAACTCTTCTAGCATCATTCAACGAACCACATTTTGCATACATATCAATCAGAccatttttcacaaaatcatcATACTCAAGGTTTGCCTTGATAGTGTAAGCATGCACTTGTCTCCCATGTTCCTGAGCCTCAAGTGAACCACAGGACGTAAGAACACTAGTGCAAGCAAATCCATCAGGTTTCCAGCCCAGTCTAGCCATTTCAGCAAACAGTTTGATGGCttcaaaattaaatgaattttgcATGTACCCTGCAATCATTGTGGTCCACGATATAATATTCTTGACGACCACCAGATCAAATAGTTTTCGTGCCACATGCACTTTACCACATTTTGCATAGAAATCCAGAAGCACATTACTCACTGAAATATCCATCTCCGTTCCCCTCCTCAACACATAAGCATGAACTTGCTTTCCTCCTTCAAGAAACTCAAGCATTGAACAAGCACTCAAAACACTAGAGAGCACGTATTTATCAGGAGTAACATCAATTTCTCTCATTTGGTTAAACAACTGCAAAGAAACTTCACTTCTTCCACTTTTTGTGTACCCCGTTATGACTGTAGTCCAAGTAACTGCAGTTTTCTCTACCAAACTATCAAAAAGCAATCTTGCTTCATCCATCTCACCATTCTTTGCATAAAAATCAATCAGTGAGGTACCCACATATACATCTTGATAAAAACAAGTCTTAACAACAAAACCATGCATCTGGGCACCTTGATCAACTCCACCCAATTGCGTACAAGCGCGAATAACACTAGCTAAAATATACTCATTTGGATTCTCATCACAACTTCTCATAAATTCTGAGAACACCGATAAGGCTTCTTTATTATAACCGTGTTTGCTATACATAGATACTGTTGAAGACCAAGTAATTAAGTTTCTTTcagacattttatcaaacaacaTCCGTGCGTCAAGTAGACAGCCATTTTCCGAGTACAACTTCAAGAGAGTATTGGCAAGAAACACATCGTTTCGAAAACCCCACACAACAATTTGGCCATGAATCCTCTTATAATACAATATGGGGTTGTCTGATATGGGTATTTGCAAGAGGTTGGCGAATTCGCGGCTCTTGGTTCGGAGCTGACAGGGTGGAAGAGATTGTTTATGTGCAAATGGAAATGCTAAGGTGGAGGAGTTGAGAGCTTGTTGCTTAGCAATTTTGTGACAACGTATTACGTGGTACGTTAATAGGCGCTGGTTTCTCATTCTACAAATAATGCATTCTCAAATTTCCTTCTTGCTTTACTTGCATGGAAAATTTTCGGAAGCAAATTCATCCAGAAAAGAAAGGAAGTAGGAAGACATTGTGAAGAAAGGCAGTACGAGCTTCTTGCTTTTGAGTCTTTGCCATCTGCAATGAACAGAAAAGCCACGTGCACGTTTTAGTTAATCAAACAATTGTCACCTTTATTCCCTGAACAGCTAACAAGATCATCTATCTATTCACCTAATGGCCCCGAATCATATTAAGaggaaaaatatcattatgGACTCGTGTCTATATGCTAGGATAGTAGAGAGACAACTGTGCATTTACTGCTTCGTCTCTGTTGCAAGGGAGCTTACGGtctatgaaaattttcattgtttCAGATGAGAAGGAAGACTCGGGAATCACAATAGCAGCATCACTTCACTTGGCTTCTTTTGGTTTATTTCATGGGAGAGACATTATCAAAGTTCGAAGGCCTTTGTGCTCTCATAAAATAAGCTAAAGTTAAGTGTTCTTTCATACGCTTCTAGATTTTAAACAAGGGCTTCCAtctgtttttatttatacttcTTCCAATTTTCATGATATTTTAACTTTGAGGTGttagtttttctattttacaCTTCCCAAGCACTCTCCATAAATTCAATacttatgaaaagaaaatgatagagCACAACTCTCCATCTGCATTTCTGAGCGCATGCAAGTGCAGCGAATTAGAAATGAGATTCactattcaaagaaaaaaattctcacAATTGCTAATTGTTTTGGACATATCAAAACCACAGTTCAACTTAAATTATGGAACTTGACCATTGAAAAACACGAGCCACAGGATACAGAACTTGATTTTCTCTTCTAGtccttttccattttctcattACTAGGAGGAATAAGGGAAAAACCAGGATAGTAAAGCCATTCAAGTTATCCAATtacatgaattttgattataaaTAGACTCAAAATTATGCTTTCCGCCATTTCTCTCGGTTATCTCAGAAACCAAACGGATTCTAACCGCTGAGGCCAAATTCTACCACAACCACTTGAATGCTAAATCGAAATAAACTGCTTATAGCAAAAACAATCGAAATAAACTGCTCAGAAATTTTCTCTACTATCGTCTCACTTTTCCTCTGATTACTCAGTAACCAAACAAACTGAGAAGATGGTTCTAGGGTTATACAAAATGTAAGAAGTGCTTGAGGTATAGGAAACAATTACCTCATCTTCGATATCTTTGATTTTCTGCAAACCGTCGCCATTGTTGAGGCAGAGACGCCTAGAGTGAGTGTGTATTTATGTCTGTGTGTCTCGGATCACGATGTACGGGCGGCGTACAGCTAGTAATGGCACAGCCCTTGTGCGTAGCGGGTCCGGCCAACAGGTATTGGGCCACGATTATTAAAGGGTGACCCCTTACTCCAATCGTGGATGCGGTCGTACGGAATGAATTTGGGCCATAGTTTTTTAACCCtttgatatttaattttaggaaaaacttcactttaaactcttaatttttaaaaattttaatttcatcttctgaactttcaatttgatgcaatgtacctcatccattagtttttaaatgttaaaagtgataaaatgaccattgtacccctgaatttttttttttaaaatttatccttaatttcaaattaaaaaataaaaacaataaaagttattattaaaaaaaaatcacaaggttaCCACggttgggtcaccttgtgaccctttttttcttttttcttttttattaaaaaaaaaacgaagggtaatttggtcttttaagGGTTTTCGTTAGGGTTTAACGGAAAAAATTGACAGAAtaggtaaattgcatcaaattaaaagtttgagggggtaaaattgagagtttatGAAATTTGagagatcttctcaaaatgcttcTCAAAATGCGTTGTATGatgtttttccttaattttaaatttaacatgTGCATTTAGATATGGGTCGTTAAAAAATCTACAACACATAAACAAAAAGTGTAGGGAGCGAGGGGAATCAGTAATAAAGATCTTACTTGAACGTGATCATAGCAGAaaaagcaatattttttttcctagttgATCAAGTTGCTATTcattttttagggtaaagtaTTGACCactaatttttaagattttatgacctcaatatttattattagatGAGATATAATAAactttggaaaaaataatatcgTTATTAGCCAACATTTTGATGGATATTGATTGTATTGTCACATGTGGTTGTGTGAGTTATATATCATTTGTCAATATTGGACAGCTCCCCAAACTCAATATATAGATTTATTTCATCACACATAGCAATAAAGATAGAGTAGCTCACTTCTTTAAGCGACCATAAATTCTTGCATTTCCTAAACACGTTTGATATCTCACAGTTGCTTTCATCTGCTAAAAATAAAGCTCAACCAAAGGGAGAGCTAGGAGGTGGATATGGCATAATACTACTCCCACAAGAAGGAATGTGTATGGTGGTGAGGCCCGGTTGCAGACGACCCATCAGGCCAAATGGAAAACATATCCTGGCAATGGAGGTTGGCATTGCTGCTGCTGCTATCAATAACTAATGCAGAAGAAACTGGCTTACCCTCCATTCTCAAGCCATTGTTGTAGTGCAGACTGGGGACTAGGGACTGAGGTGGGGTGATGGGGTTGAAGTACTGCACCATGTGGCCCAAATTACCAACCTGCCGAGCCTCAGCTGGTGTtgatgacagaagagagagagcacagTTAGAGTCGTCGATGCCTCGATCAATAGAAAACACTTTCTGACTGCTGCCGGCATTGCTGTATGCAAAATTAGCTTCTGGAAGAGGATGGCAGCTGACAGAAGCTCCGGGGAGGGAGGAACTAGAGGCTTGTGAGAATTGGAACTGCTTTCCTCCTTTGTAATTGTGGGATAAAGAGCCAGGATTAACCGAGTTTTTTCTGTCACAAAAGTTCATCTGCGAATAGCTGTTGCAAATCACAGCAGCATCAGTGTCAGCTTTGACAGGTCCAAGCCAAGCAGAGCTCATTACAGCAGCTTGCGGAAGTATTTGTGGACTACTGAATGTTAAGATTGTGGTGCCTGGGATAATTATGAAGTTTTTCATatacttcaaaacataaaagtaCTACTCAAGGGAATGGAAGAAATTGTACAAGCACAGCACCAAATCAAGAATTTAAACCTTGATAACCGGAGAGGAACCTTCCTGAATTTGAGGGCCGAGAATCCGGTTGAGGCTTCCTACGGCGTCGATTGTGTCCGTCAAGACGTTTCCTGCAGCTGCGCTTTCCATCATCGAATTCTCCCAGGGAATGGAACCTAAATATTGTGTTGAAGAGATTGTAATAAACCAAGCATACATGGAAAGGACAGAGCATGTACTAACCCAAAACTACCCCATCTGATTCTTCAGAGGATTGAAAATAGCTCAAATTGACTACAAACACTTTGAAATGTGGTGTGAAGATGGAGATAGATTCAGATGCTACATACATCTCACACTATCCTAAACATCTAAttagtaacaatttttttaagaatacatAATATAAGCTTAGAAAATTTAGTTTGATCACCACAATGAATGAAACAACATACCATGTAAAAGTCACAGAAAGGTAATAAGCAAAACACAAAGGAGCATTGTAA
This window encodes:
- the LOC132179957 gene encoding pentatricopeptide repeat-containing protein At4g39530; amino-acid sequence: MRNQRLLTYHVIRCHKIAKQQALNSSTLAFPFAHKQSLPPCQLRTKSREFANLLQIPISDNPILYYKRIHGQIVVWGFRNDVFLANTLLKLYSENGCLLDARMLFDKMSERNLITWSSTVSMYSKHGYNKEALSVFSEFMRSCDENPNEYILASVIRACTQLGGVDQGAQMHGFVVKTCFYQDVYVGTSLIDFYAKNGEMDEARLLFDSLVEKTAVTWTTVITGYTKSGRSEVSLQLFNQMREIDVTPDKYVLSSVLSACSMLEFLEGGKQVHAYVLRRGTEMDISVSNVLLDFYAKCGKVHVARKLFDLVVVKNIISWTTMIAGYMQNSFNFEAIKLFAEMARLGWKPDGFACTSVLTSCGSLEAQEHGRQVHAYTIKANLEYDDFVKNGLIDMYAKCGSLNDARRVFDVMADHNVVSFNAMIEGYSREEKLNEAVDLFREMRLRLFPPSLLTFVSLLGASAASFTLELSKQIHCLIIKFGVSLDVFAGSALIDVYSKCSCIRDARLVFEEINKKDIVVWNAMFFGYTQQLENEEALKLYVELQLSRQRPNEFTFAALITASSNLASLQHGQQFHNQVIKMGVDCDPFVINSLVDMYAKCGSMEEAHKAFTSTFSRDVVCWNSMISTYAQHGEADEALQMFELMIKEGIKPNYVTFVAVLSACSHAGRVENGLHHFESMVHFGIEPGTDHYACIVSLLGRAGKLSEASEFIEKMPIKPAAVVWRSLLSACRVAGNVELGRYAAEMAISIDPIDSGSYILLSNIFASKGMWIDVKRLRERMEFNGVLKEPGSSWIELNKDVHAFIARDRVHAEADLIYSVLDNLILQIKGVGYVPDTTALLMND
- the LOC132178732 gene encoding squamosa promoter-binding-like protein 13A; translated protein: MMESSSSSGSTKRARATSTGALAPSCLVDGCTSDLTKCRDYHRRHKVCENHSKTPKVTIRGQEQRFCQQCSRFHSLGEFDDGKRSCRKRLDGHNRRRRKPQPDSRPSNSGRFLSGYQGTTILTFSSPQILPQAAVMSSAWLGPVKADTDAAVICNSYSQMNFCDRKNSVNPGSLSHNYKGGKQFQFSQASSSSLPGASVSCHPLPEANFAYSNAGSSQKVFSIDRGIDDSNCALSLLSSTPAEARQVGNLGHMVQYFNPITPPQSLVPSLHYNNGLRMEGKPVSSALVIDSSSSNANLHCQDMFSIWPDGSSATGPHHHTHSFLWE